From Caulobacter segnis, a single genomic window includes:
- a CDS encoding amidohydrolase family protein, which produces MTKSSKRGVSRRRLFSIGGGAIAASGVAALTPPGAKADQPLANDARNVTASEGTNICATVSPDGKTVAFDVYAMLWLVPIEGGPARRLTDEIFEIAQPDWSPDGKTIAFQSYRDGNFHVWTIGADGKGLKQLTKGPFDCREPRWSPDGNTIAFSSDRGGRYAVHLLDVASGGITAFSAGPGDEFEPSWAPDGKSIVFTVDKVRIEIQGLDGARRTVAQVKASADRFNAASLASPAFTPDGRDVIFTAIENGKAELRNAAGVAVGGEDVFPFRVSWLASGAFAYTADGKIKLRGPGGEAKVVAFTATVPVLSPRYVKKSRDFLSAKTRPVVGIGSPALSPDGRQVVFRALNDLYLLDIGGGPAKPLIKDGFSKVDPAWSPDGKTLAYSTDKGGALDIWLRDMATGVGRQLTHFDGAAVSSAWSRDGKSIAFLSQNGGLFVADAATGETRRVYGDLWEPGKPTWGPGDKTIAYAAFKPYSARFREGLSEILTVDLASGKGTYAPILPDRSLGTRGDDGPAWSPDGKSLAYVFASRLHLSPVDETGKLLGPPNALNDEVTDAVSWSGDGKSLIYVSAGQLKLIAASGGAPRTVPHGLTWANVRPKGRMVVRAASLWDGKSPELRKNVDVMISDGRIAGVAPRGAVAADVKVIDAPTGTVMPGLIDMHTHRQMQGYGYGDREGRLWLSLGVTTTRSPGGPAYHTVEDQEAIESGKRVGPRYYATGEAIDGSRIFYNFMRPVTEPGQMALELRRAEALSYDLIKTYVRLSGERQKEVIAWAHAKGLPLTSHYHYPALGLGMDGMEHLGATSRTGYSRTVSALGNIYQDVNAAFVTSKAARTPTLFTSTALLGDDRSLVDDVRIKALYPPWEYARLLERAKQMAGMDRTTILASLSRNVAEVARTVRAGGRITTGTDSPIDFNAVSLHMNLRAMTRYGMTPYEALVTATSASAEYLDEPLGSIATGNYADLVWVDGDPLARVEDAAKVVTVVKHGEVYSVDDLIGPFADHAQHATVGSQRRFVCEASAEYWWHEPDFLADARASCCDGACGLGSTFSLRV; this is translated from the coding sequence ATGACCAAGAGCTCCAAGCGCGGCGTCAGCCGTCGCCGTCTGTTCTCGATCGGCGGCGGGGCGATCGCCGCCTCGGGCGTCGCGGCCCTGACGCCGCCCGGGGCCAAGGCCGACCAGCCGTTGGCCAATGACGCCCGCAACGTCACGGCCAGCGAAGGCACCAACATCTGCGCCACGGTTTCTCCCGATGGGAAGACCGTGGCGTTCGACGTCTACGCCATGCTGTGGCTGGTCCCAATCGAGGGCGGGCCGGCGCGGCGGCTGACGGACGAGATCTTCGAGATCGCCCAGCCCGACTGGTCGCCGGACGGCAAGACCATCGCCTTCCAGTCCTACCGCGACGGCAACTTCCACGTCTGGACGATCGGCGCGGACGGCAAAGGGCTGAAGCAACTGACGAAGGGTCCGTTCGACTGCCGCGAGCCGCGCTGGTCGCCGGATGGCAACACGATCGCCTTTTCGTCCGATCGCGGCGGTCGCTACGCGGTGCATCTGCTGGACGTCGCCAGCGGCGGGATCACCGCCTTCAGCGCAGGCCCCGGCGACGAGTTCGAGCCGTCGTGGGCGCCCGACGGCAAGAGCATCGTCTTCACCGTCGACAAGGTCCGGATCGAGATCCAGGGCCTGGATGGCGCGCGCCGGACCGTGGCCCAGGTCAAGGCCTCGGCCGACCGCTTCAACGCCGCCTCGCTGGCCAGCCCGGCCTTCACGCCGGACGGCCGCGACGTGATCTTCACCGCCATCGAGAACGGCAAGGCCGAGCTGCGCAACGCCGCCGGCGTGGCGGTCGGGGGCGAGGACGTCTTCCCGTTCCGCGTCTCGTGGCTGGCCTCGGGCGCGTTCGCCTATACGGCCGACGGCAAGATCAAGCTGCGTGGGCCGGGCGGCGAGGCCAAGGTGGTGGCCTTCACCGCGACCGTTCCAGTGCTGTCGCCGCGGTACGTCAAGAAGAGCCGCGACTTCCTGTCGGCCAAGACCCGACCGGTGGTCGGCATCGGCAGCCCGGCCCTGTCGCCGGACGGTCGCCAAGTGGTGTTCCGGGCGCTGAACGACCTCTATCTGCTCGACATCGGCGGTGGTCCCGCCAAACCGCTGATCAAGGACGGCTTCAGCAAGGTCGACCCGGCCTGGTCGCCGGACGGCAAGACCCTGGCCTATTCGACCGACAAGGGCGGCGCGCTGGACATCTGGCTGCGCGACATGGCCACCGGCGTCGGCCGCCAGCTCACGCATTTCGACGGCGCGGCGGTGTCCAGCGCCTGGTCGCGCGACGGCAAGTCGATCGCCTTCCTCAGCCAGAACGGCGGGCTGTTCGTGGCCGACGCCGCGACCGGCGAGACCCGCCGCGTCTATGGCGACCTTTGGGAACCGGGCAAGCCGACCTGGGGGCCGGGCGACAAGACCATCGCCTACGCCGCCTTCAAACCCTACTCGGCCCGCTTCCGTGAGGGGCTCAGCGAGATCCTGACCGTCGACCTCGCGAGCGGGAAGGGGACCTACGCCCCGATCCTGCCCGATCGTTCGCTGGGCACGCGTGGCGACGACGGACCGGCCTGGTCGCCGGACGGCAAGAGCCTGGCCTATGTTTTCGCCAGCCGCCTGCACCTGTCGCCGGTGGACGAGACCGGCAAGCTCCTGGGCCCGCCCAACGCGCTGAACGACGAGGTCACCGACGCCGTCAGTTGGAGCGGCGACGGCAAGAGCCTGATCTATGTTTCGGCCGGTCAGCTGAAGCTGATCGCCGCGTCCGGCGGGGCGCCCAGGACCGTGCCGCACGGCCTGACCTGGGCCAATGTCCGGCCCAAGGGGCGGATGGTGGTTCGCGCGGCCAGTCTCTGGGACGGCAAGTCGCCGGAACTCCGCAAGAACGTCGACGTGATGATCTCCGACGGCCGCATCGCCGGCGTCGCCCCGCGCGGCGCGGTGGCGGCCGACGTCAAGGTGATCGACGCGCCGACCGGCACGGTGATGCCCGGCCTGATCGACATGCACACCCACCGCCAGATGCAGGGTTACGGCTACGGCGACCGGGAAGGGCGGCTCTGGCTGTCGCTGGGTGTGACCACCACCCGCTCGCCCGGCGGCCCGGCCTATCATACGGTCGAGGACCAGGAGGCGATCGAGTCCGGCAAGCGGGTTGGCCCGCGCTACTACGCTACCGGCGAGGCGATCGACGGCTCGCGGATCTTCTATAACTTCATGCGGCCGGTCACCGAACCGGGCCAGATGGCGCTGGAGCTGCGGCGGGCCGAGGCGCTGTCCTACGACCTGATCAAGACCTACGTCCGGCTGTCGGGCGAGCGCCAGAAAGAAGTCATCGCCTGGGCCCACGCCAAGGGGCTGCCGCTGACCTCGCACTATCACTATCCGGCCCTGGGCCTGGGCATGGACGGCATGGAGCACCTGGGGGCGACCAGTCGCACGGGCTATTCGCGCACGGTCAGCGCCCTGGGGAACATCTACCAGGACGTCAACGCCGCCTTCGTGACCAGCAAGGCCGCGCGGACGCCGACCCTGTTTACCTCCACGGCCCTGCTGGGCGACGACCGTTCGCTGGTCGACGACGTCCGGATCAAGGCGCTGTATCCGCCGTGGGAATATGCGCGCCTGCTGGAGCGGGCCAAGCAGATGGCCGGCATGGACCGCACCACGATCCTGGCCTCGCTGTCGCGCAACGTCGCCGAGGTGGCGCGCACCGTCCGGGCGGGCGGCCGCATCACCACGGGCACGGACTCGCCCATCGACTTCAACGCCGTCAGCCTGCACATGAACCTGCGGGCCATGACCCGATATGGCATGACGCCTTACGAGGCCCTGGTCACCGCCACTAGCGCCTCGGCCGAGTACTTGGACGAGCCGTTGGGTTCGATCGCGACGGGCAACTACGCCGACTTGGTGTGGGTCGACGGCGATCCTCTGGCCCGCGTCGAGGACGCCGCCAAGGTCGTGACGGTCGTCAAGCATGGCGAGGTCTACAGCGTCGACGACCTGATCGGGCCCTTCGCGGATCACGCCCAGCACGCGACCGTGGGGAGTCAACGGCGCTTCGTCTGCGAGGCCTCGGCCGAATACTGGTGGCACGAGCCCGACTTCCTGGCCGACGCCCGCGCCTCGTGCTGCGACGGCGCGTGCGGCCTCGGCTCGACCTTCAGTCTGCGGGTCTAG